The Deltaproteobacteria bacterium genome includes a region encoding these proteins:
- a CDS encoding SDR family NAD(P)-dependent oxidoreductase has product MSQVVVVTGGAGGIGSAICRALAEDGHSVVVADFNGEGAQALVADIEKAGGQALAVPVDVGDKTSVDGMIAAAIDKYGHIDVQLNAAGVIKRCPVLDMPAEEWERVIRINLTGLFLCSQAAGRHMAERKSGRIINVASGRGVTGQAMGSHYAASKGGVITFTKTLAIELAPYNVTANAIGPGATETDMARAGMSEEQWSRKQATSPLLGGFTQKDEITGLIRYLISDAARYISGQLFLLRTA; this is encoded by the coding sequence ATGTCACAAGTCGTGGTGGTAACCGGGGGCGCGGGCGGCATCGGGTCGGCCATCTGCCGGGCGCTGGCGGAGGACGGACACAGCGTGGTCGTGGCCGATTTCAACGGCGAGGGCGCGCAGGCGCTGGTCGCGGACATCGAAAAGGCCGGCGGCCAGGCCCTGGCCGTGCCGGTGGACGTGGGCGACAAGACCAGCGTGGACGGCATGATCGCGGCAGCCATCGACAAGTACGGCCACATCGACGTGCAGCTCAACGCCGCCGGGGTCATCAAGCGCTGCCCCGTGCTCGACATGCCGGCAGAGGAATGGGAACGGGTCATCCGCATCAACCTGACCGGGCTCTTCCTGTGCTCCCAGGCGGCGGGGCGCCACATGGCCGAGCGCAAATCGGGCCGCATCATCAACGTGGCCTCCGGCCGGGGGGTCACGGGTCAGGCCATGGGCTCCCACTACGCGGCGTCCAAGGGCGGGGTCATCACCTTCACCAAGACCCTGGCCATCGAGCTGGCGCCCTACAACGTCACCGCCAACGCCATCGGACCCGGCGCCACCGAGACCGACATGGCTCGGGCGGGCATGTCCGAAGAGCAGTGGTCCCGGAAGCAGGCCACGTCTCCGCTCCTCGGAGGCTTTACCCAGAAGGACGAGATCACGGGGTTGATCCGTTACCTGATATCGGACGCCGCGCGCTACATCTCGGGCCAGCTATTCCTCTTGCGCACCGCGTAG
- a CDS encoding MATE family efflux transporter, translated as MAPEAPAPDGRELLRLAVPASLAIASEPVLNIADTAMIGHLGVEPLAAKAIATSLIGAVVWIFAFLIFGTTSLVASQYGSRNYAACGEIFRHALVLGVGGGLAVASLLFLFAAELYALMGATPAVAAQGVPYFRIRCATIPMLFSIYAAVGFLRGIQNTFSPMLVAFLMSGVNIVLDYALIYGGFGFPALGLRGAAVAAVAGHALGILLYMRLLFFSDYTGLYQLMSRKLHLRRFRNISRIAGHLAVRTAGLRLSLVFATAMVARMGPVYLAAYEIVFQLFIFCSDTIDGLAVAGQTLVARHLGAGDVGRARRLGRMLLVWGCAGGAVFGAAYLTLQEPLLALFTASEAVKGVVRTEAFLLLAVFQPLNGIAFALDGFILGAHDTRFLMWAMLAGGLLLFVPLTGLAYHLELGLFGVWAGFSLFMVQRVAANLWRLFSRRWEGAFAAYHAGRGG; from the coding sequence GTGGCGCCCGAGGCTCCGGCGCCGGACGGACGGGAGCTGCTGCGGCTGGCCGTCCCGGCCTCCCTGGCCATTGCCAGCGAACCGGTCCTGAACATCGCCGACACGGCCATGATCGGCCACCTGGGGGTGGAGCCGCTGGCCGCCAAGGCCATCGCCACGAGCCTCATCGGCGCGGTGGTCTGGATATTCGCGTTCCTCATCTTTGGCACCACGAGCCTCGTGGCCAGCCAGTACGGCTCGCGCAACTACGCGGCCTGCGGCGAGATCTTCCGGCACGCCCTGGTGCTCGGTGTCGGCGGCGGGCTCGCGGTAGCCTCCCTCCTGTTCCTGTTCGCCGCCGAGCTCTATGCCCTCATGGGGGCCACCCCGGCAGTGGCCGCCCAGGGAGTACCCTACTTCCGCATCCGCTGCGCCACCATACCGATGCTCTTCTCCATCTACGCGGCGGTGGGCTTCCTGCGGGGCATCCAGAACACGTTCTCGCCCATGCTGGTGGCGTTCCTCATGAGCGGCGTCAACATCGTGCTGGACTATGCGCTGATCTACGGCGGCTTCGGGTTTCCGGCCCTGGGCCTGCGGGGCGCGGCGGTGGCGGCGGTGGCCGGGCACGCCCTGGGCATCTTGTTGTACATGCGGCTCCTGTTCTTCTCGGACTACACGGGCCTCTACCAACTGATGAGCCGGAAGCTTCACCTGCGCCGGTTCCGCAACATCTCCCGGATCGCCGGACACCTGGCCGTGCGCACCGCCGGCCTCCGGCTCTCGCTGGTGTTCGCAACCGCCATGGTGGCGCGCATGGGGCCGGTGTATCTGGCCGCCTACGAGATCGTCTTCCAGCTCTTCATCTTCTGCTCCGACACCATCGACGGTCTCGCGGTGGCCGGTCAGACGCTGGTGGCACGGCACCTGGGAGCCGGCGACGTCGGCCGGGCGCGGCGCCTCGGCCGCATGCTGCTCGTCTGGGGCTGCGCCGGCGGCGCCGTGTTCGGCGCCGCCTACCTGACGCTGCAGGAACCGCTTCTGGCGCTCTTCACCGCCTCGGAGGCGGTGAAAGGGGTGGTCCGGACCGAGGCCTTCCTGCTGCTGGCGGTGTTTCAGCCCCTGAACGGCATCGCGTTCGCCCTGGACGGCTTCATCCTGGGCGCCCACGACACGCGCTTTCTCATGTGGGCCATGCTGGCGGGCGGCCTCCTGCTGTTCGTGCCGCTCACCGGCCTCGCCTATCACCTGGAACTGGGCCTGTTCGGGGTGTGGGCGGGGTTCAGCCTGTTCATGGTGCAGCGGGTTGCCGCGAACCTGTGGCGCCTCTTCAGCCGCCGGTGGGAGGGCGCGTTCGCCGCGTACCACGCCGGGCGCGGCGGGTGA
- the nuoB gene encoding NADH-quinone oxidoreductase subunit NuoB yields the protein MPITNSLPETVFTTRVDDLLNWGRASSQWYMLFGLACCAIELMQTGGPRADLDRFGCVPRATPRQSDLMIVAGTLTYKMAKRTRLLYDQMPDPKYVISMGSCSNCGGLFQMAYSVCKGVDKIVPVDVYVPGCPPRPEALTEGLLRIQDKVMRERWLVKGSAAAEAR from the coding sequence ATGCCGATAACCAACAGTCTTCCCGAGACGGTCTTCACCACCCGGGTCGACGATCTGTTGAACTGGGGCAGGGCGTCGTCCCAGTGGTACATGCTGTTCGGGCTGGCCTGTTGCGCCATCGAGCTCATGCAGACCGGCGGCCCCCGCGCGGACCTCGACCGGTTCGGTTGCGTGCCGCGGGCCACGCCGCGCCAGTCGGACCTGATGATCGTGGCCGGCACCTTGACCTACAAGATGGCCAAGCGCACCCGGCTGCTCTACGACCAGATGCCCGATCCCAAGTACGTCATCTCCATGGGAAGCTGCTCCAACTGCGGCGGGCTGTTCCAGATGGCCTACTCGGTATGCAAGGGCGTCGACAAGATCGTGCCGGTGGACGTGTACGTCCCGGGTTGCCCGCCGCGCCCCGAGGCCCTGACCGAAGGGCTCTTGCGGATACAGGACAAGGTCATGCGCGAGCGCTGGCTGGTCAAGGGCTCCGCGGCGGCCGAGGCGCGCTGA
- a CDS encoding FxsA family protein: protein MFTRLLLLFTVVPLVELYLLIEVGSIIGGLNTILLVLGTGVVGAFLAKLEGLRTLGQIQRNLSQGIVPAEEMLDGVIILVAGLLLITPGILTDAFGFLMLIPITRNAFKRWLRRRFDRASARVRIYTQGGPGHF, encoded by the coding sequence ATGTTCACGCGACTCCTGCTGCTGTTCACCGTCGTCCCCCTGGTGGAGCTTTACCTCCTCATCGAGGTGGGCTCGATCATCGGCGGCCTCAACACCATCCTCCTGGTGCTGGGCACAGGCGTGGTGGGGGCGTTCCTCGCCAAGCTGGAAGGGCTGCGGACCCTGGGGCAGATCCAGCGGAACCTCAGCCAGGGCATCGTCCCGGCGGAAGAGATGCTGGACGGAGTGATCATCCTGGTGGCGGGCCTCCTGCTGATCACTCCCGGGATCCTTACCGACGCCTTCGGCTTCCTTATGCTCATCCCGATCACCCGGAACGCGTTCAAGCGCTGGCTGCGGCGGCGTTTCGACCGGGCGAGCGCGCGCGTCCGCATCTACACGCAAGGCGGGCCGGGTCATTTCTAG
- a CDS encoding SDR family NAD(P)-dependent oxidoreductase — protein MADVAIVTGGAGGLGSEVCAALAEDGLRVVVADFRKDDAEALAARLKSEGKEATAVGVDVGDKQSVEAMVQSAVDAYGQLDVQINFAGLMSRFPIAEMTEEEWDRVIRVNLRGVFLCSQAAAAAMRARQGGRILNVASGRGIAGAPRSAHYAASKAGVIAFTKTMAVEVAEDNILVNNICPGRAETPMARAGYTEEQWQAILALDPLHGGLTQKDEITGLVRYLVSDAARYITGQTFLLRTP, from the coding sequence ATGGCCGATGTCGCTATAGTAACCGGAGGTGCCGGAGGCCTGGGATCCGAGGTCTGCGCCGCGCTGGCGGAAGACGGGCTTCGGGTGGTGGTCGCCGATTTCAGGAAGGACGACGCGGAGGCGCTGGCCGCCCGACTCAAGTCCGAGGGCAAGGAGGCCACGGCGGTGGGCGTGGACGTCGGCGACAAGCAGAGCGTCGAAGCCATGGTGCAGAGCGCCGTCGACGCCTACGGGCAGCTCGACGTGCAGATCAACTTCGCGGGCCTCATGAGCCGTTTTCCCATCGCCGAGATGACCGAGGAGGAGTGGGACCGGGTGATCCGGGTGAACCTGCGCGGCGTGTTCCTGTGCAGCCAGGCCGCGGCCGCGGCCATGCGCGCGCGCCAGGGCGGGCGCATCCTCAACGTGGCCTCCGGGCGCGGCATCGCCGGCGCCCCTCGATCGGCGCACTACGCGGCCTCCAAGGCCGGCGTCATCGCGTTCACCAAGACCATGGCCGTTGAGGTCGCCGAGGACAACATCCTGGTCAACAACATCTGCCCCGGACGCGCCGAAACGCCCATGGCCCGGGCCGGCTACACCGAGGAACAGTGGCAGGCCATCCTGGCCCTGGACCCGCTGCACGGCGGGCTGACGCAGAAGGACGAGATCACGGGCCTGGTGCGCTATCTCGTGTCCGACGCGGCGCGGTACATCACCGGCCAGACGTTCCTGCTGCGGACGCCGTAG
- a CDS encoding cobalamin-binding protein has translation MRICTLLPSATEIAFALGLGDSVTAVSHECDYPAEAREKPVVVRGRIDSDSSTSRQIDDRVQRTLSRGESLYGLDLELLRRLNPDLIVTQGLCDVCAVGYDDVMAAAGTLKPPARVLSLSPSSLGEVLSDIARVGNATGTSGRAETLVGGLRERVERVAAKVPEGSVRPRVACLEWLDPLYAAGHWVPEMVELAGGTDVLAAKHEPSARVSMETLSEAAPEVMVLMPCGFDESRTLREWEPLKDLPAWQAVPAVANGQVFAVDGSKFFNRPGPRLVDGLEILARLIHPALFQ, from the coding sequence ATGCGTATCTGCACTCTCCTGCCGAGCGCGACCGAGATCGCCTTCGCGCTGGGCCTGGGCGACTCGGTGACGGCCGTCAGCCATGAATGCGACTACCCCGCGGAGGCCCGGGAGAAGCCCGTGGTGGTTCGCGGTCGCATCGACTCGGACAGCTCCACCAGCCGCCAGATCGACGACAGGGTGCAACGCACGTTGAGCCGTGGAGAGAGCCTTTACGGCCTCGACCTTGAGCTCCTGCGGCGCCTCAACCCCGACCTCATCGTCACCCAGGGCCTCTGCGACGTCTGCGCCGTGGGCTACGACGACGTCATGGCCGCCGCCGGCACGCTGAAGCCACCGGCGAGGGTGCTGTCGCTTTCACCGAGTTCCCTTGGGGAGGTGTTGTCGGACATCGCGCGGGTTGGAAACGCCACCGGAACCTCGGGTCGAGCGGAAACTCTGGTCGGAGGCCTCCGGGAGCGGGTGGAGCGCGTCGCCGCCAAGGTACCGGAAGGCTCCGTCAGGCCGCGGGTGGCCTGTCTTGAGTGGCTGGACCCCTTGTACGCCGCCGGCCACTGGGTGCCCGAGATGGTGGAGCTTGCCGGCGGGACGGACGTCCTGGCAGCAAAACACGAGCCTTCGGCCCGAGTGTCCATGGAGACCCTGTCGGAAGCGGCGCCGGAGGTCATGGTGCTGATGCCCTGCGGCTTCGACGAATCCCGCACACTCAGGGAATGGGAACCGCTGAAGGACCTGCCCGCGTGGCAAGCCGTTCCGGCCGTTGCCAACGGACAGGTGTTCGCGGTCGACGGCTCCAAGTTCTTCAACCGTCCCGGACCCCGCCTGGTGGACGGACTGGAGATTCTGGCGCGGCTGATTCATCCGGCGCTGTTCCAATAG